atttattttccgaaTCCCAGCATTCCCAACTAAAGCTATCCTAGAAAACATAAACCACGCAACGAAAAGCGAGTTTTTACACTGCAATTTACAGAGAGCAACAATTTCCCAGCTCTCCAGTAGTacataattaatttgtttacaaacaaatttatagctatttcatttcatttgcttttccaAGCGTCGAAATCTCTTTTCCTGCTCTCGCGCTTTTGCCGGAAAGGATACTGTGTCCAGCGGAGGCACATGCGCATTTGCTTCTGTATATCCttcattattttccatttccgtcCTATCCTGTTCAGACGGTTGTCAGTGCTTCCATCACAGAAACAACTACAGCTACTCCTCTCCGACTGCGTTATCTCGATTTTCATCTTTTCCCTCCAGTTTTTTGTGCGAAATGTACACATCGGGTTGCTCCAGCAAGTGAAACGCATCCCCGCGCAATCGAACGCCATCGAAAATGGCCGTTTTAGGAATCCACAAACTGAGCAGCATCAAATCGATGAAGCTGCTCGTCTGTCTGATCGGTGTAACGTCGTTCCTGCTGCTCATATTCTGTCTCTACACAACAATCAGCACACCGGAAAAGGAAGTGGCCCCACTGTCGTTACCGAACGATGGCTACCAGAATGTCGTATCGTACGAACTGCGACGCAGCCAAACGATCATACCGGAGAAGTACAATGAGCACCAAGTGAAGGCACGCATAATTCGGGACAAAATCAAACGGCTGGTAGGCAATAATAATCCACACACCGCAACGGGACCGCCATCGGAACATCGCAATCGAACCTTCCCTCTAAATCGTAACATACAAATCTTCTATCACGGTACGGTCGCATGGTACAAGCCACGTCCAACACATCCATCCAGCGATCGATTGATAGCGCGGATTTACGAAAATAATTCCGTGTCCTTTAAACCGAACGATGAACCGGTCATCAATACGGCgttctatccaaagcgaagaTTATACAACGCGAGCGAATCAATCATACGGGAACAGTTTAACGAGATACAAAACTGTGGCATCGGCACGGTGATCCTCGGATGGCAGCCCAACTTCTCCGAGTACTTGTTGCGCACGATCTTCAAAGTGGCGGATCAGTATGATCTGAAGATAGCGATCGAAATTCTCGACTACACGGACAGAACTATTGAAAGTATGCGGAGCAACATAAAGTATTTTATCGATGGATTTGGCAAAGGTCCGGCTGGTACAACTAGCACACTAAGCTACTACAATGTCCTGTCAAAGAAGCTCGAAATGCCACTGTTCTACATACGCAAAGCGTATCGCATCACGGACCCGGAATGGAAACGACTGCTTAGCCGCAACGGAATACTCACCATCCGGGGATCAAACTATGACGCTGTGCTACTGGCACATATCACCTCGAAGGACCACAAGTCCATGATCCGGCGGGCAGGCTTTGACGGATTCTACACGTACCTTCCGAGCAACGGAGCCAACTATGCGGCCACCTGGAAAAATTGGAACCAGCTGAAAAAGTTTGCCGACAGCTATCGGCTACTGTTTGTGCCCACAATTGGGCCTGGTTTCTACGATCGCCGAAAGTATCATCGTAACGTGAACCAGAACCACGGTATAACCAACATCAAACGCTACCGGTCGAACGGTCAATACTTCGACGTCGGGTGGCGCACATCGCTCAAGAACAATCTACaaatcatcaccatcaacagCTACAATAACTGGGTCGATGGCACGCAGATAGAGGCCGCCATTCCGGTGTTCGGCTTCCGTGACTATTTACCAGGACCACCGGAAAAGTATCTCGATCTGACGCAGTCCTGGGTGGAAGAATACATCAAGTACAAGCTGAACAACATCAAGTTAAACAAGAAAACGGAACTCACGTTGAATTGTTACGATTTCATTAACAGCACTATTTGTTAGGTGTCGGAAGTATTTCGTTGATCTTACATGACGGATCTATAGAATAGTATGCTACGATTTGATAGATCTCGTTAGGATAGTTAGCCATGCATCTCGGTCCATTAGATTATGCTCCCCGGCCCCTAGGTGAGGGATAGCAATAGTAGAGATGATTGTCGTGTATTTCAAACCCCGTTGTACCACAGATATCCACTGTTTAAGTGCTCAACAGCTGATACCAAATTCAATGCCAAAGTTAGGATGCTGTCTGCTCCTTTGCCTGGACATGCAGACACACGCTAAGGTAGTTTGTTAAATAGTTGAAACTATATTTTGCCAAACAAGGATTGTAGAAGGTGTGTAGAGTGTACATATATTTTTCAAAGTTCTCAATAAAATCGTATTGATTAGGTTTTAAAAGAAACCTCCTTGGCTCAACCGCAATTTAAACCGTAATCCTAAATCGAAAATCATCGCTTGGAGCAAACGGATTTGAAATAACATCGCCTGTCGTACACATCTGCTGTCAGCTGGTAACATCGCACTTGACATCTATAGATTATGTAAATAGAAGAATTTTGCACTTACCTGCAGAGCGGCTCAGAACGAGCAAAAGAATAGCAGGTTTTCCATCGTTTCACATTTGAGGCCTCCCTTCCCAATCAACTGTACGATTTCCGCTAAAAAACGATGGCCTCGCTGTTGAAAATTTCAGCTGGCTTGCGGGCGTACAGCCGCTGTCATCAGCTACTGCTGCGGGTAAGAACATTCTCATATATAATCGACGCTGAGGAACAGTTTCCGGGTGTTGACTAATAGTGATGCAATTAAAATTGCGTATTTATTAAACCCATCAGCGAGTATTTGCGCGATCGAAAACTAACTGGAAGAGTGTATAAATAACCTGTTGTGATTCATTTCAGCGCAACAAAGTTTCGAATGCTGCCGAATTCCGTGCCGCTCTGGTCAATGTTCCACCGACGGAGGTTACAACTCTCGGCAGTGGACTGCGTGTGGCTAGCGAAGACTCTGGTTCACAGACGGCCACCGTTGGTCTGTGGATTGATGCTGGCTCACGGTACGAGGATAACAGCAACAATGGCGTGGCACACTTCCTGGAACACATGGCGTTCAAGGGTACGGCTAAACGTTCTCAGACCGATCTGGAACTGGAGGTGGAAAACATGGGTGCCCACCTAAATGCATACACATCCCGCGAACAGACAGTGTTCTATGCCAAATGCCTTTCCAAGGATCTGTCGAATGCCGTCGAGATTTTGTCCGACATTATTCAGAACTCGAAGCTCGGCGAAGCGGAGATCGAACGCGAACGTGGAGTAATCCTGCGGGAGATGCAGGAGGTCGAAAGCAACCTTCAAGAGGTAGTGTTTGATCATCTGCACGCGACCGCATATCAGGCCACACCTCTCGGCAACACCATCCTGGGACCGACCAAGAACATCCAATCCATCGGCAAGTCGGACCTGCAGCAATACATCGATTCGCACTACAAGGCACCACGTATCGTGCTGGCTGCGGCCGGTGGAGTTCGCCACGATGAGCTGGTGCGGTTGGCCGAACAGAGCCTGGGCAAGGTGAGCTCCGCCGTAGATACCAAGGCAGCAGCATTGGCTCCGTGCCGCTTTACTGGATCGGAAGTGCGTGTGCGCGATGATTCCCTACCGCTCGCTCATGTTGCGATCGCAGTCGAGGGTTGCGGATGGACCGATCAGGACAATGTGCCACTGATGGTGGCCAACACGCTGATTGGCGCGTGGGATCGCTCGCAGGGTGGCGGTGCTAACAATGCATCCAAGTTGGCCGTTGCCTCGGCAACTGATGGGCTGTGCCATAGCTTCCAGTCATTCAACACCTGCTACAAGGATACCGGTCTGTGGGGCATATATTTCGTGTGTGATCCGCTCAAGTGCGAAGACATGCTGTTCAATGTGCAGAACGAATGGATGCGCCTCTGCACGATGGTAACGGAAGGAGAAGTCGAACGGGCCAAGAACTTGCTGAAGACGAACATGCTGTTGCAGCTGGACGGCACTACGCCTATCTGTGAGGATATTGGCCGCCAAATGCTTTGCTACAATCGCCGCATTCCACTGCACGAGCTGGAGCAAAGAATTGAGGTAAATGATTCTTGTGAATCGTAATTTAGGAATGTTCACGGTATAATTAACATTCTTTCTTCATTCTTATCGGCCTCACAGAGCGTTACTGCCCAGAATGTGCGTGATGTAGCCATGAAGTACATTTTCGACCGTTGCCCAGCTGTTGCTGCCGTCGGACCGGTTGAAAACCTGCCTGATTATATGCGCATCCGTTCTTCCATGTATTGGACCCGCCTGTAGGATGATTTCGTGAAATCAATCCACCACATTTGGCGATATAtggaacaaaaaccaaacgtcAACAAAATGTGGTGTTCAACACCGCAATccggttggaaaatgttttccacaGCGTCCAAATATCAGCCGTACTAGAATGTTTTCAATTCGTTCCTTTGATTGTACAGATAGcccaaacgaaaaaccactaaATTAAACATTGGATAAACGAAAATCTTAAttagtttcattttttaaCGTACTAAACATGCCGATTAAGGAATCTCAAATAAGACATGGTAGTATCTCGCTATGGTTTCCCAGAACGGGCTCTACCGTTTTGGATAATTGGCTGGTTCTTGAATTTCGCAaccaaacagctccaaacatcgCATTCCGACGACAGGTGCAAAATAACATCGTCTATTACGCAAAACAGCTGTCAGCTGGTAACATCGCAGATGACAGCTAGAACACAAATAGAGAAATGTTTACAGTGTTTACAAAATAGCCCCAAAAATGACCTTCGAAGACCAACTAATTGCAAAAGTTCGAGCAAATGAGGTCCTGTACAATGTGAAAAATGTGAACTACAGACGAAAAAACGACAAGGAACGACTCTGGCAGCAGATCGCGTATGAACTAGACAGCTCAGGTAAAATATCCTTCCTGTGTTCCGTAAGTTTGTGTTCACTTGTGCAACTTGCAACATGCTAAAGCTTTGTGGCCGAATTTTGTTGCAACATTGCCAAAACATCATGACCGTCGCTCTGGTAACACTCGTTTGCTTTTAGTGGAAGTATGCAAACGTCGGTGGAAGAGTTTGCGGGACAAATTCATCAAGCTGAGCCGAGTGGAACAATCCGCAAGAGGAACATCGGATGAAGAGCAACCTAAGAAATGGCAATACTTCGACAGCTTGACATTTCTCCAGGGCTATAACAAAGCCTCACTGTACGTAATCCAATCAAGCCGTTTAGTTACTTTCGTATTCCCGACATTCTGCTAATTTGTGTGCTTTCCATTGTAGTTCTACAAACAACTTcctggacaatgtgtatctcTCTGAGGAAAGATATGTCGACATCAAGTGTGAGCATCCGCTAACGCGACAGTTCGTGCGCGATGATGCCACCGTAACGGTCGCTGTAGATTGTGGTTCGGGAATAGTGTCAAGCGAACGATTCGCACCAGCCGATGCCCGTAATCTTGCGACAGTAGCACACGAGCTGGCCAGCGGTACTGGCAGTGGTAGTCGAAAGCGTCAGCTAGATCTCATCGAATCGGAATGCATCAAAATCATACGGTCGGCAGCAGAAGCTATGCAAATTGAAGCAAATTCTCACATTCGCCGTAGCAGCACGCAATTGCTGTTTGAAGCATTGGCACTGCGAATCGACGAAGCGAATCTACCGGCCAGCCGACTGAATGCCATCCAAACCGCCGTCACCAATCTGGTGTATTCATCCTTATGAACGGCCCGCGGGACGGTAAAGAAACGGAGATCCGTTTACGTACTTTAAAATCGGACAGGTTCACTGAAAGTAGTAACGCTCCGTACGCAATACAAGACAAAGCTGCAATATGATGCACATGTTTCGAAAGCAAACAtgcattaattaatttatattacatAAATGGGTCTTAAGAACGAAAGAGTTGCTTTGGAGGAGGTGGAAAAGCGATTTCTTTCCAACCCGAAGCACTGAATCAAAAATGCTCTCTCTTGCTGGCTATCGCATATGCGGTGAAACGAATTAGTGTAGAATAATTTTagtatgttatgttatgtatTAGCAATACACACGCTCATGATAGAATGCTCAACCCATCGTTTCAGCCTATTGTTTTCAGCCGATGTAAGTGTAGCGAAAACGGAAAACGATGTTCGAACAAAGCTTCGGTGCAGCGCTTATACCTTACTTACTTATTCGCTATtcgaataccacggaagcaaCCAGGTACAACTGTCTACAAGATATAACGATTACAAagggcaaaaataaaacgtatgttgtttgcttttaaacTTCGTCCGTCTGTATGATTGATTTCTTTCCCATCTTTCTCGCTGCAATCATGGCATAAACGTGCACGTTCGGTTAGCTTTGTTATTGATCTGTATAGCCCAATCGGTAAACTTTATTCTCACAATCCTCAGTTTTTTGCTCTTGCCTGCAGAAGCTGAGCGTATCGAAGTTTAAAAATTTCCCAAAATCGTAGCTGATACTACCGCCAGTCCACGTTCCCGTTCATAGACGGAACGAAACCGACccccttttgttttgcatacatATTGTTTTGAGAAGTAATCATGATCGTGATCATGGTTCATGAATGATCCATGATCCATGAATGCTCAGATTGTTACCTTATACACAAGCGTGGTGCGCTGTTTTAGTACTCTGCTCCGTAGTAGCGTGTGTTAAGTGTATTGTAATTTGTACTCAACCCGTTCttgggttgtttttctttaccctTTTGCGTGTgcgagcttttttttattttttactagCTGTGTAGTACATTCAGTAGTATTAGCTGGTTTATTCGACAAATGCATTTGAAAGAGTTGATTAgtttttgatgttttcgtttgcatttgtgtgtgtgtgtgtgggtatatttttttgtttgcttttaattacCCTGCATACAACAGCTTCGTACAGTAATTTGTGTAGCACAGATTTGATTTATCTTTACATAGTCATTCATATTGGGTACTTCCCATCGTTACATGCTGATTCCGAGATCcagcaaaataacaaaagtcCTAACGATCAACATAATCCACGCCGTGCCTTTAAAACGCACACAATACATAAACGAACcattcttcccttttttaaatCTCTTCCACTTcttaaaacaacacataatAACGCGCATTGGcagccaaaaaacaaaacacaaaacaaacacttgTTCCCTGATACCATCTCCACAGAACTCACCACATTTCGTTCGTGCGTTCAAAGCATTTCGTCGGGCTTTACTAGAATCGTTTATCACTCGCAGCATAGAGGCGCTAAACCATCCAAAATActtcattatcattatcaaaTCTAGCTATAGCTACAACTCGGGAAAGGAAATGATCATCTACCAGTTCGTTACCGATGCTGGGTCGCACAAATAAGTATGGCTGTGTGTATATCTGTGTAGATCATCCGTGGTATCCTTCTCTGCTCGGTTCTATCATAATCGAATATCACACAGAGACAAAGCTCGGCACATTCATTGAATTACCAAATCTCGCGCTAACTAAGTTTTTCGCCTTATGCTCTCCTTATCCTTTTAGTGTTCTTACGCGGCTCTGTCTGGGGAACATatgtgtaaaaaaaaggacgcaTAACGACGTAACTGAACACGCTCTCGATACCCATCAAACACGTTGCACTCAGTAATTCTTTGCAAGAGTGTTACACTTCAGTGTTTTTCCCCTCTCTTTATGAAAACGAGTGCATCTTGTTGCATATACTTATCTACAGCGCCACACAGATTGAGGGAGAGGAGGCAAACAAATTTTCGCGTATCGACACCATCGCGTACCCCTTTTTTTCAGTTAACCGGAACGCTCTAACAGtatattgcattttttttttcttttctcaaaCACGATAAATAGTTATAGGTacgggaagaaaaaacacgaGCATCAGAAAAAGAGTGCCGCTCTAACGCATCTAATCTATCTGTTCGCAATCGTAAATAACTGTCTAAGGTTTGTTGTTTAGCTCTTCTCGCGAAACCCCTTCACATAGGGTGATACTGTTGTGTGCGTCGTATTTGCAGAAAAAACGTGCAGATTTCGAAATACATTCTACGCTCTATCTAACTTAAAATGAAATGTAGTGCACAAGTGCGATTTTCACTTTAAAACTACCGTATCACCGTGTTGtgtagattttttgttttgccaaatAACAATGCCCTTCTCTGATCACGTTTGATCGCATGCATCGATCTC
The Anopheles moucheti chromosome 2, idAnoMoucSN_F20_07, whole genome shotgun sequence genome window above contains:
- the LOC128298081 gene encoding glycoprotein endo-alpha-1,2-mannosidase; translation: MAVLGIHKLSSIKSMKLLVCLIGVTSFLLLIFCLYTTISTPEKEVAPLSLPNDGYQNVVSYELRRSQTIIPEKYNEHQVKARIIRDKIKRLVGNNNPHTATGPPSEHRNRTFPLNRNIQIFYHGTVAWYKPRPTHPSSDRLIARIYENNSVSFKPNDEPVINTAFYPKRRLYNASESIIREQFNEIQNCGIGTVILGWQPNFSEYLLRTIFKVADQYDLKIAIEILDYTDRTIESMRSNIKYFIDGFGKGPAGTTSTLSYYNVLSKKLEMPLFYIRKAYRITDPEWKRLLSRNGILTIRGSNYDAVLLAHITSKDHKSMIRRAGFDGFYTYLPSNGANYAATWKNWNQLKKFADSYRLLFVPTIGPGFYDRRKYHRNVNQNHGITNIKRYRSNGQYFDVGWRTSLKNNLQIITINSYNNWVDGTQIEAAIPVFGFRDYLPGPPEKYLDLTQSWVEEYIKYKLNNIKLNKKTELTLNCYDFINSTIC
- the LOC128310095 gene encoding mitochondrial-processing peptidase subunit beta; protein product: MASLLKISAGLRAYSRCHQLLLRRNKVSNAAEFRAALVNVPPTEVTTLGSGLRVASEDSGSQTATVGLWIDAGSRYEDNSNNGVAHFLEHMAFKGTAKRSQTDLELEVENMGAHLNAYTSREQTVFYAKCLSKDLSNAVEILSDIIQNSKLGEAEIERERGVILREMQEVESNLQEVVFDHLHATAYQATPLGNTILGPTKNIQSIGKSDLQQYIDSHYKAPRIVLAAAGGVRHDELVRLAEQSLGKVSSAVDTKAAALAPCRFTGSEVRVRDDSLPLAHVAIAVEGCGWTDQDNVPLMVANTLIGAWDRSQGGGANNASKLAVASATDGLCHSFQSFNTCYKDTGLWGIYFVCDPLKCEDMLFNVQNEWMRLCTMVTEGEVERAKNLLKTNMLLQLDGTTPICEDIGRQMLCYNRRIPLHELEQRIESVTAQNVRDVAMKYIFDRCPAVAAVGPVENLPDYMRIRSSMYWTRL
- the LOC128297747 gene encoding uncharacterized protein LOC128297747 codes for the protein MTFEDQLIAKVRANEVLYNVKNVNYRRKNDKERLWQQIAYELDSSVEVCKRRWKSLRDKFIKLSRVEQSARGTSDEEQPKKWQYFDSLTFLQGYNKASLSTNNFLDNVYLSEERYVDIKCEHPLTRQFVRDDATVTVAVDCGSGIVSSERFAPADARNLATVAHELASGTGSGSRKRQLDLIESECIKIIRSAAEAMQIEANSHIRRSSTQLLFEALALRIDEANLPASRLNAIQTAVTNLVYSSL